One Pirellulales bacterium DNA window includes the following coding sequences:
- the nusB gene encoding transcription antitermination factor NusB: MSRRSRAREVVLQVLYQDDVNPGVDSQVTEEFLRARLRSDELVDFARSLVAGVRRNREELDMLLAKTADHWSLERMAATDRNVLRLGTYEILYTETPDRVAINEAVELAKRFGIAHSAQFVNGILDKFLEGHAKQ, translated from the coding sequence ATGTCGCGCCGTAGCCGAGCACGAGAGGTCGTTCTCCAAGTCCTGTATCAGGACGACGTCAATCCGGGCGTCGACTCGCAGGTGACCGAGGAGTTTCTCCGCGCGCGGCTGCGGTCGGACGAGCTGGTCGATTTCGCCCGTTCGCTCGTGGCCGGTGTTCGCCGCAATCGCGAGGAATTAGATATGCTGTTGGCGAAAACGGCCGATCATTGGAGCCTGGAGCGGATGGCGGCGACCGATCGCAACGTGCTGCGGCTGGGGACGTATGAAATCCTCTACACCGAAACGCCCGACCGCGTGGCAATCAACGAAGCCGTCGAGTTGGCCAAACGGTTCGGCATCGCCCACTCGGCGCAATTCGTCAACGGGATTCTCGATAAGTTCCTCGAAGGGCACGCCAAGCAATGA
- the ftsY gene encoding signal recognition particle-docking protein FtsY, with amino-acid sequence MGLFDKFKSGLKKTRQLLGTDIRDLFKKEGELVDEEFLDKLRPGLLHTDMGPQAAEEILTEIRTTYRGRVIHRGEAIDAIKKKLKQLMAQDCDGVRFAAQGPTVIMVVGVNGSGKTTSIAKLAYLFISQGKKVVLGAGDTFRAAAVEQLTIWAGRLGAEIIKGDSGSDPASVAHRAVSMAVEMSADVCIIDTAGRLQTQQNLMNELTKIARVIGKKIPDAPHEVLLVLDATAGQNGISQARGFAQAVKCTGIVLAKIDGTAKGGVIVPIRQQFGLPVKYVGVGEKAEDLALFEPDAFVDALFAGLEESDAA; translated from the coding sequence ATGGGATTATTCGACAAATTCAAGTCTGGATTGAAGAAGACCAGGCAGCTCCTTGGAACGGATATCCGCGATCTTTTCAAGAAAGAAGGAGAACTTGTCGACGAGGAGTTCCTCGATAAATTACGGCCCGGGCTGCTCCACACCGACATGGGACCCCAGGCAGCCGAAGAAATCCTTACCGAAATCCGCACGACCTATCGTGGTCGCGTCATCCACCGCGGCGAAGCGATCGACGCGATCAAGAAGAAACTCAAGCAACTAATGGCCCAGGATTGCGACGGCGTTCGCTTTGCGGCCCAGGGACCGACTGTAATCATGGTCGTCGGCGTGAACGGATCTGGAAAAACCACGTCGATTGCGAAGCTGGCTTACCTGTTCATTTCGCAAGGCAAAAAGGTCGTGCTCGGCGCGGGCGACACATTCCGCGCCGCGGCCGTCGAGCAGCTCACGATCTGGGCCGGACGGCTCGGCGCCGAGATCATCAAAGGCGATTCGGGGAGCGACCCGGCCAGCGTCGCCCACCGGGCCGTCAGCATGGCCGTCGAAATGAGTGCCGACGTGTGCATCATCGACACGGCCGGGCGATTGCAAACGCAACAGAATCTAATGAATGAGTTGACCAAGATCGCCCGCGTCATTGGAAAGAAAATTCCCGATGCCCCGCACGAAGTGCTGCTGGTCCTCGACGCGACGGCCGGGCAAAACGGCATCAGCCAGGCCCGCGGGTTCGCTCAGGCGGTGAAATGCACGGGCATCGTGCTGGCCAAGATCGACGGGACGGCCAAGGGAGGCGTGATCGTGCCGATCCGGCAGCAATTCGGATTGCCAGTGAAATACGTCGGCGTTGGCGAGAAGGCCGAGGATCTAGCGCTGTTCGAGCCCGACGCGTTCGTGGACGCGCTGTTTGCCGGACTGGAAGAATCGGACGCGGCGTAA